The sequence TGGTATTGAAGAATGGCCAACCTTGCGCCTTTATCAGCGCGAACACGGCCAGCAATCGTTTCACGTAGCGAACCTGATCTACCTTCAGTCAGAAACCAACTACACTTGGCTCCACTGGAACGACGGGAAACGAATGCTCATGCCGCGGACCCTTAAATTTTACGAGCCCAAACTACCCAGCGAATTCTTTTTCCGGCTGCACCGTAACTGTGTCGTAAACGCGCGCTACATCACTGGCACCGAACGCACGCCCCAGGGCGGCGCCTTCATCGTGCTCTCTACGGGCGAACGCCTGCCAATCTCTCGCCGCCGCTGGACGGCCGTTAAATCCCTGATCAACCGCTTCCGCGAGTCGATGAATTAAACAGATCTACTTATAAAACGAGTCGTAAGTCCCGGCAGCATCACCCGGCTCATCCGGTTTCCTACTGCCCGCGACTTACGACTCGTTTTCGATTCGCCGCTCTATTCACACCTTACTTTAATACCTTCGTAATCTCGTTTAGCCTGTCCATTTTGGCTTGAAAATCGCCGGTCAGCTGCTGGCGAATTGCGGTCAGGTTGTCCAGCGTTTCCTGTAGCGAATCGGGTAGCATCTCTTCCAGTACTTCGCGGAAGCGTTTGGCAAACGTCGGTGATTTTCCGTTAGTTGAAATGGCGATTTTTAGATCGCCTTTTTTTACGACCGAGCTCAGGTAAAAATCGCAGAGCGGTGGCGTATCGGCCACGTTGACCAGAATTTTTCTGGCCTTGCAATCGGCCTGCACCTGCCGGTTCACGGCCTTGTCGTTGGTCCCCACAATCACCAGATCCTTGTCCGTCAGGTACGTGTCGTCGTAACGTACCTGCACCAGCGTAACGCCCGGATGCGCAGCCGCCAATTCGCGAATTTCGGCGCGGATCTCGGGTGCTACCAGCGTGACGGGTGCCGCGGGCGAATTGGCGAGCACGGCCGTGAGCTTCTCCAGACCAACGTACCCACCGCCCACAATCAGCGTCTGGAGTTGGTCGAGCTTCACAAATATGGGAAAGAGGGTATTCATTGGGGTATAACGATCAAAGGCCAGGATCCAAAGTTGGCTAACCTTGGACCCTGGCCTTTGAACAGTGGACAGCCGATTAAAATTTCACCCCTACGTTTACGCCCAGAATCCGGCGCTGCGAATTTGAGGTGTTGTCGCGCAGCACGTTCTGGAAACCGTGGTGATACACAAAATCAATGAAGAGCGGGCCCGCGTCGAACCCGATGTTGGCCAGACCGTTCAGCGTGGCATCATTGAAGTCGCTGCGCGTAAGGTTCAGCACGCTGTTGTTGCCCCCCAGCGGCGTAGCAAATTCGGCACCGACCTGCAACCGGATACCCGATACACCCCGCTCCGACTGCGCGATTTTGACACCCACATAGGCCGGTACGTGCAGATACTGCTGATCCACGTTGGTGGTGATGTCTTTGATGCCATTCACCTGCCCGTCGCCAGACCGGTAAAATTCAGAGCTTGAGGTCAGGTATTCGGCCCCAATCTGCCCGTAGAGACGGCCACCGCCCCGCACAAAGAAACCAAGCTGGTAACCCAGCCGACCGGCCAGCCCCTGCGCGTTGCCGTTGGCGTCGATTGCCTCGCCCTGAAAACGGGTTGAGTTACCACCGGCATACAGGCCAAACGTGAAGTTCTTATAATTCTCGCGGTGTTCGGTCCGTTCCTCTTTTTTATACGACCGTTGTCCGTCTTCGAACCCTTCGTCATACGCCTGGCTCAGATCATTGCGGTCATAGAGCCGGCCCGAGTTGCGGTCACTCCGCTCCCGGTAGTCGTTGTCATACCGTGCGTCCTGCATGTCGCGGCGGCGGAAATCGCGGCGCTCCCGAATTACGTCGTTTGCATCCACGTCCCGGCGATCGTTGCGGCGCATGTCGCGATCCCGGTCGCGTAGTTCCCGTTCCCGATCACGCAACTCGCGTTCCCGGTCATCCATGCGATCGTCGCGGCGTTCAAAACGATCATCGTTGCGATTGTCATCGTAGCGTTGTTGCGCCATCACTGCCGATCCGGCCAGCGATGTGGCGGATAGCGTTGCCACCAGCGCGATGGCCCGTACTGTCTTTTTCATAACGTGTGTTGAGTTGTTGGTACTGAAATCACAAGTACAACCTACAGGTAAGGTAGATTGTTAAAAAAAGGGTGCCAGAAGTACCCAGTCACTAAAAAGGCGTAACGCCCATACCAAATTGCTTTACAGCCATTTACGGCTTAAGAATTTGGTGTGGGCGTTACGCCTTTTTTTAAGCAACTGCGACCAGAAAGGCTTAGAATTTAAAGCCTACGCTGGCGCTCAGGATGCGACGGCTAGAGCCCTGGAACGTGTTGATCTGAACGGCATCACCCAGGCCATAGTGGTAGGTCAGGTCGATCAGGAACGGACCAAAGTCGAAGCCAAGCTGACCCAGTGCGTTGAACGAGCCACTCTTGATTTCATCTTTGCTCAGGTTGAAGCTGTTGCTGTTTGAGCTGATACGGTTCGCATATTCAGCACCAACCTGCACCCGAATGGCCGAGTTACCACGCTCAGAATCAGTCAGTTTATAACCGATATACACCGGAACCTGGATGTACTGAATGTTGATGTAGTCGCGGATGGCCTGCGTTGACGAGCCATTGCCTGCCCGGAAGTAGTTCGAGCTAGACGCGAAGTACTCAGCGCCAATCTGACCAAACAGACGGCCACCGCCCCGTACGAAGAAACCAGCCTGATAGCCCAGACGAGCCGACGGGTTTTCGGCATCGATTGACTCACCCTTAAAGCTCGTGGCGTTCAGACCGGCGTAGATACCAAAGACAAAGTTGTTGTAGCCATTGCGGCCAGCCGGATCAGGCGCCGTGCGAGACGTGGTCGAATACGTGTTCGTCGTTGTTGTCGACGTACCTGAATTCATGCTGTTGTCGTAGCTGGTCGAGGGCGTCGTAGTGGCACCGCTCGTACCCATCGTATTGTAGTTGCCACTGCCCGACGGCGTTACCGTCGTTGAGTTGTTGTACGTACCGTTGCTGTTATACGTCCCCGTTGTGCCCGTTGCCCCGGTGCTCATTGAGCCCGATGGGCTGCTTGTGCTGTAGGTATCGGTCGTGGTAGCACCGCTCGTGCCCATCGTGTTGTAGTTGTTGCTACCTGATGGCGTCACGGCAGTCGAGTTGTTGTACGTGCCGTTGCTGTTATACGTACCAGTTGTACCGGTAGCTCCTGCGCCAGTCGTTCCCGTGCTCATCGAGCCCGATGTGCCGCTGTAGCTCGATCCCGACGACGTAGCATTGCTGCTGTTGTAGTTGTTGGTGTTCGAGTTGTTGTAGTTCGACGTGCTCGTCGAGGTTGACGACGACTTAGTCGTTCGAGTTGTCTGGCCTACTGCCACACTGGCCGACAGGATGCCGACCGCCAAGAGTACCTTATTCATTTTCATAACGTTTTGAGTTGAACGAAAAAAAGGCGTGACCTAAATCACGCCTCATTAACCCACAGACTTATTAGAATGTTTTAGTTTTCGCGCATTTGCTTAAATGCGTTGATCAGCCCGTTTGTTGAACTATCATGGCTGGTAACGGGCGTATCCCCCTCAAGCTCAGGCAAAATTTTATTGGCAAGCTGTTTTCCCAACTCAACACCCCACTGGTCGAAACTAAAAATAGTCCAAATTACGCCTTGTGTAAAAATCTTGTGTTCATACATCGCAATCAGGCTACCAAGCGAGCGCGGCGTAATCTGTTTCACCAGAATCGAGTTGGTGGGGCGGTTGCCCGAGAACGCTTTAAACGGCGCAATCTGCGCGATCTCCTCGGCGGTTTTGCCCGCTTTACGCAGTTCGTCGGCGGCCTCCTCCTCAGTCTTGCCATTCATGAGCGCTTCAGTCTGCGCAAAGAAATTTGAGAGAAGCAGCGTGTGGTGGTCGCCCAGCGGCGTGGTCAGGGGGCGGTGACTGATGGCCGGGGCGATAAAATCGCACGGAATCAGCTTGGTACCCTGGTGAATGAGCTGGTAAAACGCGTGTTGGCCATTGGTACCCGGCTCACCCCAGATAATCGGGCCGGTCTGGTAATCGACGGGGTTGCCGTTGCGATCGACCGATTTGCCGTTGCTTTCCATATCACCCTGCTGGAAGTAAGCCGCAAAGCGATGCATGTATTGATCGTAGGGCAGTATCGCCTGCGACTGTGCCCCGTAGAAATTGTTGTACCAGATCCCCAGCAGCGCCAGCGTTGCCGGAATGTTCTGATCCAGCGGTGCCGTCCGGAAGTGTTGGTCCATCACGTGGGCGCCGGTCAGCAGTTCTTCGAAATTGTCGAACCCAATGTACAGGGCAATCGACAGCCCGATAGCCGACCAGAGCGAGTAGCGGCCACCGACCCAATCCCAGAACCCAAACATGTTGGCCGGGTCGATGCCGAATTTCTCCACCTCTTTCTGGTTGGTCGACAGGGCAGCGAAGTGCTTGGCAATGTCTTTTTCCGTACCGCCATTGTCCAGAAACCATTGCCGGGCCGAGTTGGCGTTGGCCATGGTTTCCTGCGTGGTGAAGGTTTTGGACGCGATCAGAAAGAGCGTGCTTTCGGGACGTACCTGTTGCAGGGTTTCGTAAATGTGCGCCCCGTCGACGTTCGACACGAAGTGCACCTTCAACGTACCGGCGTAGGGTTTCAGCGCTTCGGTCACCATCACCGGCCCCAGATCAGAGCCACCGATGCCAATGTTCACCACGTCGGTGATGGCCTCGCCGCTGTAGCCTTTCCACGCGCCCGAACGTACCTGCTCGGTAAACGTTTTCATGTGGTCGAGCACGGCGTTCACCTCGGGCATCACGTCGGCCCCATCAACCAGGATGGGCGTATTGGCGCGGTTGCGCAGGGCCGTATGAAGTACGGCTCTGCCTTCGGTACCGTTGATTTTATCGCCGCTGAAGAGCTTGCCGATGGCGTCGGTCAGGCCCGCCTGCTCGGCGAGTTGCCGCAGCAGGGTCATGGTTTCGGCCGTCACGCGGTTCTTCGAAAAATCGACCAGGATATCCTCGAAGCGCAGCGAAAACTGGCTGAACCGGTCAGGGTTTTCGGCAAACAGGTCGCGGAGGTGTTGCTGTTGGGTGGCCTCGAAATGAGCTTTCAGTTGGCTGTAGGCTGGCAGGGCCAGAAACGGATGATTCGTCAGCATGATTGGATTCGGTCAGCAGAGAGCCGCGAATATCGGGGTTTAGCCCGTGATTTTTCAGCAAAGCCCCGCCCGATCAAGGCCGCATACGCGAATTCTGGGATGCCCCGTACCCTCAGTTCCACACCCAAGGCTCATCTACAACCGCACCGACACGTTTTCCTGCACCTGCACGGGCGTTTCGTCGAGCGTTTTGAGGTACTCTTCCCGCTGCTTCAACTGCGCTTTCAGCGCGGCAATGTCGGCCGTAAGGCGTTGCCATTCGGCATCCTGGGTGAAATCGTAGGTGGTGCGGCGGGTGATCTGCACGCTGCCCGCATTGTAATGGATGGCATTGTTGCGCACAACCGGATCGTCGGTCCCCTCATCGGCCTCGCTGATGGCCGAAGCCGTGGGCACGGGTAACGGGTCGAACTGCCCGCCAGCACCTTCCTGTATGGGGTCCGGTTGGGGTTGCTGCGTAATGGCCCGCAGTTCCTGCGCCTGCGCCACACTATGGCTTTTTAGCCGGGCGATGATCGTTTTGATGTACAGTTCATAGCGTTTCATCTCCACGTAGGTCTTCAGCAAATCATACTGGCCACTGTCGATGATCTGTTGCGCGTGGTCGGCGGCCAGGCGGATCAGCCCTGTTTTCGGCATATTTCGGTCGAGGGTTCCGATTGGTTTGATAAGGCCCATTCCCGTCTTTTTTGGTTTATTCTCCAGTTATTGGGCCAAGTTACGGTCCGCCCCAAAACGCCCGTATTCTTTATTTATGCAACACATTCTGATTCTGATCGGCATCAGCGGCAGCGGCAAAACCACCTTCGCCAACCAACTGGTGCAGGCCGACCCAACGTACCTGCGCCTGAGCCGCGACGAACTCCGGCGCAGTTTGCTGCCCGTTCCACTCAATGCCTATTGGCGCTGGGGGGGCAAACGCCGGAACCGGATCGAGGAGCTGGTATCAGAACTGGAAAAAACGGCCCTGGCAACCGCCCTCGACGAGGGATGGAACCTGGTCATCGACAACACGCACCTACGCCAGCACTACATCGACGACGTGCTAAGGCAGGTGAGCCATCGGATCGTACGGGTCACGTTCAAGGTGTTTGACGTTCCGCTCGACGAGGCCATTCGCCGCGATAAGGCCCGCCCCGACGTGGTTGGTGCTTCTGCGATTCAGGAACAATATGATCGTTACGTGGCGCTATTTCGCCACTTTAATCCGGCCCAAACGCTCGTCTTTCCGGAGCATCCGTTGCCCCTTCGCGAACCATTCACCCAAGATCGAGCCTTACCTATGTGTGTTCTGGTCGATATTGACGGCACCATCGCCAGCCGAACAGGCCGGTCGCCCTTCGATTGGAAGAAGGTGCACCTCGATACACCCCGGCAACCCGTCATCAACGTGGTACGGGCCTTGCGGGCGTCGGGCCACACCGTCGTGTTTTTGTCGGGCCGCGATAGCGTGGCGCGTGCCGATACCACCGCCTGGATTGCCCGGTATCTGGGTTGGCAGGAAGGCACCGATTACGTGCTGTTTATGCGGGCGGCCAACGACAACCGCAAGGACGCGATCATCAAACGGGAATTGTTCGAGGCGCACATTCAGGGCCACTATTACGTAGACGTTGTGCTCGACGACCGCGATCAGGTGGTATCGCTGTGGCGCAACGACCTCGGCCTGACCTGCTTGCAGGTTGACTACGGCAATTTTTGATCAGACGCGACAACACCGGCACCCCTTATAAAATCAAACCTATAAGGCTTAAAAAACCTTACAGGTTTACGAACCAATACGTTATGACAAAACACTCCCACTTCCGCGACGCGGCATTTATTCTGGCAGGCATCCTTAGTGTAGGGTTTGGCTTGAAGGGCTTTCTGTTGTCGAGCCAATTTATTGATGGTGGCGTTACCGGCGTTTCGATGCTGCTGGCGTCGCAAACGCCCCTGCCCCTGGCGGTTGGCATTGTGCTCATCAACCTACCCTTCATCTGGCTTGGGTACCGGCAAATTGGCCGGGCGTTTGCCATCAAAAGTACACTGGGTATTGCGGGACTATCGGCTTGTCTGGCGTTTGTCCCCTTCCCCGATGTTACGCCCGATTTATTGCTGACAGCGCTGTTTGGGGGCTTTTTCATCGGCGCGGGCATCGGCCTCTCGATGCGCGGCGGAGCGGTGCTCGACGGCACCGAAGTAGCGGCGCTGGTGATCAGCCGCAACGTACCCACGATGAAAGTCAGCGACGTCATTCTGTTGCTGAACGTATTTATTTTCGGAGCCGCCGCCTTCTTTCTCACCATCGAATTGGCGCTCTATTCGATGATTACCTATTTCGCCGCGTCCAAAACCATCGACTACATCATCCACGGTATCGAGGAATACACGGCCATCCTGATCGTATCGGAGCGGTATCTGGCTATTCGTGAAAAAGTATCCGAGAATGGCTGGGGAGTCACCATCCTGAAAGGCGCCCAGGGCTACGGTAAACGCGGCGACCGGGATCAGCCCGTCGATGTGCTGTATGTCGTCGTTACCCGGCTGGAAATCAGCCGCCTGCGTACCACCATTTTAGAGATCGACGAAACGGCCTTCCTCATCCAGTACCCCGTCGATGACGTACTCGGCGGCCAGATCAAGAGTTTGCCGTTGCATTAGCATTTGTCGTTTACGGTTTGGCGTTTCAGGTTCAACGTTAGCTGTCGTCCGATTACTGAGGCGACAGCTAACGTTAAACCTGAAATCCTATTCTACTGCAACCACCTGCTCCGGTTTTTTCGGGACGGTCAGAATCAGAACGCCGTTTTCCTGTTTGGCCTGGATACCGGCCGCATCCACGCGGTTGCTGAGCGGAATGGTGCGCTCAAACGACTTCAGGGGGTATTCCTGCAACAGGAAAGCCGGGTCATTGGCGGTGTCGTGGGCGCGGGTCCCCTGGATAACCAGTTCCTCATTGACCACCCGCACCGAGATGTCGGCTTTGTCGAAACTGACGGCATAGACCAGCACCCGGTAGTGATCGGCATGGTCTTCAACGTTCATGGGTACGTTGTATTTAGGCCGACGCCAGCCCCCGAAGAACGGACGAATAAATTGAGCAAAGGAGTTGTGATGGCCCTGTTGGCCGTAGCCATGTTGATGGCGGTGATGATGCGCGTGCATAGTATTAGTTGGTTGTAAAGGGCGGGCACCGAACGTACCCACCGGAGTTGTTTACTTGATTGCTTGATTCACTGGTTATAGCACGAAGTCTTCGCGGTGCCGACCCAGCGACTCCGTTTCGATCGGGCGTTGCCATTGGGTCTGCTGCTGATTGAAGGCGGCATATTCGTCGTCGCTCATCCGGCGAATCCGGTCAGCGAATTCCATACGGCGGGTTTGCCAGCCTCCCCACCGGCTCGGGACATTGCCCCCTCCAAACGCCCGGCGGCGGATGAAGCGAATAGCGCCACCGACGATCAGGGCAAACAGGGCGAGACGCAGAAAGAAAAATGGAAAGGCGACGAGGGCTGCGCCAAGCACGATGGCGGGCAGCACAAAACGAGGCATGCGGTTCATTGTCTTGTTGCAAAGCCGGGTATATGAACGGCTTCAACGAGGATGACGCACAAGTCGCCGGATTACTTTAAGAAAGTTGAAAATTTTTTGAGATCCAAAGTCCAGACACCGGGCCACTTGGCTATTGAACCCTGACCATTGGTCTAGACGCCTCTCCGTTTCCGCCATTGCTCCTTGAAACGGGCTTTTTCCTCATCGCTCATTTGTTGCCATTTGGCACGCCAGGGAGCTCCAAAGCGGTGATTGCCAGCGCCCCAGCCCCGGCGTGCCCCCGGGAAGCCGCCAAATAGCAGCCGACTCAGCACCAACAAGCCCGCTGCCTGCCAGATTGTGACCGGGCGCACCGAGACCACCTCGGCCAGCACGTGGTTCCAGAGCCACATCACCACCGCCGACAGCAGCGAGACAACGAGTAACCCAAAAAACGGAATCCAGAAAAAACGGCGGCGGCGGTTAGGGTGCATGCAGATTAGTCGTTTGACAGTTCGTCGTAAAGTCGTTGAAGGCGGCGGCGGAGGTGCTGTACGGCGTAACGCTTCCGCGAAATAATCGTTTTCAGGTTCTCGCCTGTCTGATCGGCGATTGCCTGAAGGGTCTGCTCTTCCAGTTCGTTTTGAATAAACACCGTACGCTGATTCTCGGGCAGTTCGGCCAGGGCGGTCATCAGTTCATCCCAGATCAGGTCACGAAACGCCGGGTCGTCGGCCGATTCCGCCAGTTGGGTATCCGTCAGCAGGTCATCGAGCGAGAGGTTCGCATCGTCATCATCGTCGGCGCGGGCGGCGTCGGAAAAAGGCGTTTCGCGGGTACGTCGGTACCGGTCGGTGATGCGGTTGCGGGCGACCTCGTAGAGCCACCCACTCAGGCTACCGATCTGATCCAGATCGACCACCCGGCTCAACTGATACCAGACGTCCTGCAAGATATCTTCGGCGTCTTCTTCCGTCCTGACCCGGTCCCGGATAAAGCCAAACAACCGCCCACCGTACTGCTTCACAGTATCCAGTACCGTTCGTTTGGGTGTTTGGTCGGGCATGGGCGAATGTACACAGCCGAGGCATTTGGCCGCCTCCGTTCCAGGTGGTACTGGTTGCAGCCATCGCTAAATGGTAGCAGGGCAGGATCAACGGCGCCGTGCGGCTCATCGCAAGCGTCATGTCTCCCAAGCAAGCCAACTCGCAGCACTCGTTTTAATCGAGCGTACAGCGCCCGGATACCCAGTTATTAAATTTTTTTAAAAAAATTGGAATCAGGCGAGTTAAAAGCGGCCCTAATCCTATTTACGTATTGAAGCCCCCATCCGTCGAGTACGCCCGAGGGTCATTTTCTTGCTTTGGCTGTCCGCATCGGTGGCTTGCCCGTGACTCAACGTTCATTCTAACCCCGCCTGCATGATCTGATCGACGAAAGACAAAAAGAAGTCAGCAGTGCTGCAACACCACTGACTTCCGTAACTCCCCAGGTTCCTCAACCTATTGTCCACTTAAGTAGACACGGGATGATTTTGCCCAATTTTTACTCAAACAAAACCTCCTTAAAAGTATGAATAACCTTCTACTCTCCAATCGTTTTGGAGGGAAAGTCATACGACTAACTTTACTCAACCTGCTGCCAGGTACTCTGTTGGTCAACGCGGCGATGGCCGGCGATCAACTAGCGACGGCGCATGCCCCAGGCAACGCTACTACGGTATTGAACCGGTTTGCCGAGCCAGTCCCTCCCATCACCGTGAAAGGCCGGGTACTCGATGAGTTGGGCAAACCCATTCCAGGCGCCACGCTGCTGGTGAAAGGCACGACCAGCACCGGTACCGTTACCGACGCCGACGGGGCCTTCACCCTGAACGTACCTGACGGCGCGGGTACGTTGGTGGTATCGTCGATTGGGTTTACGGCGCAGGAAGTTGCCATCGACAACCGCAGTTCCATCGACGTTACACTGAAAACCGACGTCAAATCGCTGAGTGAGGTCGTGGTTGTGGGTTACGGTACGCAGCGCCGCGCCGAAGTGACCTCAGCCGTGACGACGGTAAAGGTGGAGGACTTTAACCAGGGTGGTGTGCGCAGCCCGCTCGACCTGATTCAGGGTAAAGTGGCCGGTCTGACCGTCACGCGTACACAAGGCAACAACCCCAACGCCGGGGCGTCGATTCAGCTGCGGGGTATCGTTTCGGTCAACGGGGATCAGTCACCGCTGATCGTCATCGACGGGATTCCGGGTGGTAACCTGGATCTGCTGCAGCAGGACGACATTGCGTCGTTCGACGTGCTGAAAGACGGGTCGGCGGCCGCTATCTACGGCACGCGGGCCAACGCCGGGGTTATCCTGATCACCACCAAAAAGGGACAGTCAGGCCCGCCCCGTTTCGACTATTCGACCTATGTGCAGCACGAGGTAGTCAACCGCCGGCCGCGCTTCCTGACCGCCGACGAGTGGCGTGCCTACAAAGCCGACCCCACCAACGTGAAGGCGGCACAGATGACCGACCTGGGCGCTTCGACCGACTGGTACAACCTACTAATCAACAAAGGCAACCTGAGCCAGTACCACAATATGGCGCTGTCGGGTGGTAATGCATCGAGCAACTACCGGGCATCAATCTACTACAACGGGGCTGACCCCATTACGATCCAGAACGAACGGAAGCAGTATGGCGGGCGCCTAAGCATGTTTCAGCGCGGTTTGAACGACCGGCTGTCAGCGCAGATCAACCTGGCGACCAACCTGAGCAAAGGGAATTTGCTCGGCGGTCAGGCGGGTGATTTTGAAAACGCGCTGGGCCGGAACCCGACGCAGCCCGTATATAACCCCAACGGCACGTTTTATGAAGAAGGCTCGACGACCAACCCCATTGGCCGCCTGACTCAAGAGAAAAACCGCCGCGATCAGCTAACGACCTCGGCCGATGCCCGCGTAACATTGGAACCTATCGATGGCTTGCGGCTGTCGGCCTTCGGCTCCTACGTTCGGGATAGCTGGAACGACAACGAGTACCGCCGCACCGACTCGCGTTTTTCGCAGATTGGTACGCTGAATGGTACAGCCGTCAACGGAACGGGTTACGCCTACAAGCGGAACCGGATCGCCAATAACTACGCGTTCGAACCCACCGCTGAGTATAGCCGGGTTATTGCCAATGACCATACGATCCGGGCGCTGGCCGGGTATAGCTACCAGTACGGCACCCTGGAAGATTTCTCGGCGGGCAATAGCGGTTTCCTCAACAACATCTTCCAAGAGAATAACCTGGGCGCGGGTAACTTCCTGCAACTGGGCAAATCATCGCTCTACAGCTTTAAGGAAGATAACACGCTGGTGGCGTTCTTCGGTCGTCTGAACTACTCGTACAAAGACAAATACATTGCCCAGTTCATCCTGCGTCGTGAAGGATCGAGCCGATTCGGGGCCAACAACAAGTTTGGTAACTTCCCGGCCGCGTCGGTGGGCTGGACCATCAGCCAGGAAGATTTCATGAAGAACTTGGCGTGGGTCAACAGCCTGAAACTACGGGCGGGCTACGGTGTTACCGGTAACCAGGGTATTCCGAACTACCAGTCGCTGGTGCGGCTCAGCACGGGGAACCAGTACCTGAACGACGACGGTGTCTGGCGGCAAACGTATGGCCCCAGCAACAACCCCAACCCGAACCTGCGTTGGGAACGGAAGGCCGAATTCAACGTAGGGCTTGACTTTGCCCTCTTCGGCAACCGGCTGACGGGTACGCTCGACGTGTACCGCCGCCGCACCACCGATCTACTGGGTAGCTTCAACACCCAGTTGCCGCCTTACATTCAGTCGACACTATATACCAACGTCGGGACCATCGACAACAACGGGGTAGAGCTGTCGCTGAGCGGCACGGTGATGAAGAAAGACAACTTCAGCTGGAGCATGGACCTGATCGCTAGCACGCAGTCGAACCGACTAGCGTCGTTCTCGAATGACGTGTTCAAAGTGACGTTCCTGAACTTCGGCGACATCGGTGGTTTTGGTGCGCTGGGTAACGCTATTCGTACCATCGAGGGCGGACCGCTGGGCAGCTTCTACGGCAAGCGCTTTGCCGGCTTCACGCCCGAGGGCCGGTGGTTGTTCTACAAAGCCAGCGGCGAAGCCGTTACGGCCGACAAGATTGTGCCGAACGACGATTATGCCTACATCGGCAACGGGATTCCGAAGTATTACGCTTCGTGGACTAACCGCTTCCAGTACAAGAATCTGGACCTGACGCTGTTCTTCCGGGGTAAGTTCAAGTACGACATCCTGAACCTGCAACAGGTGTTCTTCGGCAACAAAGTGTACCTACCTAACAACGTGCTGCTCGACGCCATCACGCGCAACAACCAGATCAACGACGCCCTGCAATACTCGGATTACTACCTGGAAAAAGGGGATTTCGTGAAGCTCGACAACGTGACGCTAGGCTATAATTTCAAGCTCAAAACGAAAGCCGTCCGCAACCTCCGCCTGTACCTGACAGGTCGCAACCTGTTGACGATCACGGGTTACCGGGGCGTTGACCCTGAGGTACCTGACACGGGCCTGAATAACCCGGCACCCGGCATCGACGGACGGGGCTTCTACCCACGTACCCAGTCCTACACGGCAGGTCTTCAAATTGGCTTTTAATCTGACCAACCATGAAACGTTCTCATAAAGCCCTACTTATCAGCGGCATTACCTTAACATTAACCGGCCTGAGTGGTTGTACCGACCTGAGCGAAACGCTCTACAGCCAGATCAACGCCAACCAGTATTACAACAACCGGCAGGAAGTGCTGGCGGCCGTCTTGCGCCCCTACACCCACGCCAACGCCTGGATCGCCCCCACGGCTCAGAACAGCTACTGGCGGCTCAATGAACTCACGGCTGACCAACTGGCCTGGCCGCAGAAGGGCCGTCACGGCTATGACGACGCTCAGTGGATTCGCCTGCATGGCCATACCTGGGCATTCACCGAAAACAACATCTGGGATCCCTGGAGCCTGTTGTTCACGGGGGTTGGCTTCTGCAACAGCGTACTGGGCGATTTCAACCGGCTCAACTTTGCCCAGATTGGTGTAAGCGATACCGACAAAGCCGCGTTCACCGCCGAACTGCGGGTCTTCCGGGCGCTGCACTACATGAAGTTGATGGACCTCTACGGCAACGTACCCATCGTGACTACGGTT comes from Fibrella aestuarina BUZ 2 and encodes:
- a CDS encoding outer membrane beta-barrel protein gives rise to the protein MNKVLLAVGILSASVAVGQTTRTTKSSSTSTSTSNYNNSNTNNYNSSNATSSGSSYSGTSGSMSTGTTGAGATGTTGTYNSNGTYNNSTAVTPSGSNNYNTMGTSGATTTDTYSTSSPSGSMSTGATGTTGTYNSNGTYNNSTTVTPSGSGNYNTMGTSGATTTPSTSYDNSMNSGTSTTTTNTYSTTSRTAPDPAGRNGYNNFVFGIYAGLNATSFKGESIDAENPSARLGYQAGFFVRGGGRLFGQIGAEYFASSSNYFRAGNGSSTQAIRDYINIQYIQVPVYIGYKLTDSERGNSAIRVQVGAEYANRISSNSNSFNLSKDEIKSGSFNALGQLGFDFGPFLIDLTYHYGLGDAVQINTFQGSSRRILSASVGFKF
- a CDS encoding precorrin-2 dehydrogenase/sirohydrochlorin ferrochelatase family protein, which translates into the protein MNTLFPIFVKLDQLQTLIVGGGYVGLEKLTAVLANSPAAPVTLVAPEIRAEIRELAAAHPGVTLVQVRYDDTYLTDKDLVIVGTNDKAVNRQVQADCKARKILVNVADTPPLCDFYLSSVVKKGDLKIAISTNGKSPTFAKRFREVLEEMLPDSLQETLDNLTAIRQQLTGDFQAKMDRLNEITKVLK
- the pgi gene encoding glucose-6-phosphate isomerase produces the protein MLTNHPFLALPAYSQLKAHFEATQQQHLRDLFAENPDRFSQFSLRFEDILVDFSKNRVTAETMTLLRQLAEQAGLTDAIGKLFSGDKINGTEGRAVLHTALRNRANTPILVDGADVMPEVNAVLDHMKTFTEQVRSGAWKGYSGEAITDVVNIGIGGSDLGPVMVTEALKPYAGTLKVHFVSNVDGAHIYETLQQVRPESTLFLIASKTFTTQETMANANSARQWFLDNGGTEKDIAKHFAALSTNQKEVEKFGIDPANMFGFWDWVGGRYSLWSAIGLSIALYIGFDNFEELLTGAHVMDQHFRTAPLDQNIPATLALLGIWYNNFYGAQSQAILPYDQYMHRFAAYFQQGDMESNGKSVDRNGNPVDYQTGPIIWGEPGTNGQHAFYQLIHQGTKLIPCDFIAPAISHRPLTTPLGDHHTLLLSNFFAQTEALMNGKTEEEAADELRKAGKTAEEIAQIAPFKAFSGNRPTNSILVKQITPRSLGSLIAMYEHKIFTQGVIWTIFSFDQWGVELGKQLANKILPELEGDTPVTSHDSSTNGLINAFKQMREN
- a CDS encoding LytR/AlgR family response regulator transcription factor, yielding MNAPTSSARIGIEEWPTLRLYQREHGQQSFHVANLIYLQSETNYTWLHWNDGKRMLMPRTLKFYEPKLPSEFFFRLHRNCVVNARYITGTERTPQGGAFIVLSTGERLPISRRRWTAVKSLINRFRESMN
- a CDS encoding YitT family protein, whose amino-acid sequence is MTKHSHFRDAAFILAGILSVGFGLKGFLLSSQFIDGGVTGVSMLLASQTPLPLAVGIVLINLPFIWLGYRQIGRAFAIKSTLGIAGLSACLAFVPFPDVTPDLLLTALFGGFFIGAGIGLSMRGGAVLDGTEVAALVISRNVPTMKVSDVILLLNVFIFGAAAFFLTIELALYSMITYFAASKTIDYIIHGIEEYTAILIVSERYLAIREKVSENGWGVTILKGAQGYGKRGDRDQPVDVLYVVVTRLEISRLRTTILEIDETAFLIQYPVDDVLGGQIKSLPLH
- a CDS encoding phosphatase domain-containing protein, whose product is MQHILILIGISGSGKTTFANQLVQADPTYLRLSRDELRRSLLPVPLNAYWRWGGKRRNRIEELVSELEKTALATALDEGWNLVIDNTHLRQHYIDDVLRQVSHRIVRVTFKVFDVPLDEAIRRDKARPDVVGASAIQEQYDRYVALFRHFNPAQTLVFPEHPLPLREPFTQDRALPMCVLVDIDGTIASRTGRSPFDWKKVHLDTPRQPVINVVRALRASGHTVVFLSGRDSVARADTTAWIARYLGWQEGTDYVLFMRAANDNRKDAIIKRELFEAHIQGHYYVDVVLDDRDQVVSLWRNDLGLTCLQVDYGNF